AGGATGGCTTTACTTATCATAAAATAGAAACTGAAACTGGGGCGAGTACAGCTACTATTTCACGTGTGAAGCGTTGCTTGAACTATGGAAATGATGCATATATAATGGCATTAGATAGAGTAAATGACGAAAATAAATAAAGTACAAAAGCCGTTGCACTTAGCTCCGGCTTTTTTGTAGCAATTTTAAGGCTTGATGTTGAGAATCTAATTTAAGTAATAATCGTCGAAAAGAAAGGCTCTTTTCGTAAACTTTGTTGCTATTTGAGACTAATTTAGGACAGCAACAATTGAATTTATGTAATGAACCTTATTTAAAATGAGCAAAGAAGCTAGTTTATACCCATCTATTACTTAGAATGAAAAACAACAATTAATGTGAAAACAGACAAAAGAAAAAATACTTAATACTTATTTCCAGCGCGTATGAAATTTTCTATCCGCACATTTGAGGTCACTTAACTCATATATCGGAGTGTAGATCACCCTTAAAAAAGGAGTTGTGCTTGGTGGGAATACCTGTGCGCGAGCACTTTTCTGTTATAATAGTTTAATGGATATTTGATTGGAGGAAGCATAGGTAATGTATGATTATAGGGAATGGCGTCATGTCTTTAAGCTTGACCCAAATAAAGAGATTTCAGATGAACATTTAGAAAGAATATGTGAATCAGGTACTGATGCAGTTCTTGTTGGGGGTAGTGATGGTGTCACACTTGAAAATGTACTACATTTAATGTCAAGAATTCGACGTTATACAGTTCCTTGCGTACTTGAGATTTCTACAATTGCTTCTGTAACCCCAGGGTTTGATTTTTATTTTATTCCTACTGTATTAAACAGCCAAAATATTCAATGGACCATTGGTATGCACCATCAAGCTATTAAAGAGTATGGAGATATTATGAATTGGGAAGAAATTTTAGTTGAAGGATACTGCATATTAAATGGTGACAGTAAAGCAGCACAACTAACAGAAGCTAACACTTCCATATCAAATGAAGATGTGATTGCATATGCACGGATCGCCGAAAATTTATATCACCTACCAATTTTTTATCTTGAATATAGCGGAACATACGGTGATGTAAACATTGTTAAAGATGTCAAAAACGAGTTATCTCATACGAGGTTATTTTATGGTGGCGGAATTTCATCAAAGGAACATGCCTTGGAGATGGCTAAGTATGCAGATACGATAGTAGTTGGTAATATTATTTATTCAAATATTGATGCTGCTCTGGAAACTGTTGAAGTAATAAAAGAGTAGTTTGTCAAAATGTTAAATATACGATAAAATAGAACGTACGTTTGTATAGGCGGTGAGGACATGCAGTATATTAGTGAAAGATTGTTAACAGGATTAAATCCACAGCAACAAGAGGCAGTAAAGGCAACAGATGGGCCACTTCTGATCATGGCAGGAGCAGGTAGCGGTAAGACTAGGGTATTAACGCATCGAATCGCATATTTGATGACAGAAAAAGAAATTGCTCCGTGGAATATTTTAGCGATTACTTTTACAAACAAAGCGGCAAGAGAAATGAAGGACCGTATTCAATCACTTCTAGGCCCAGCCGCTGAAGAAATTTGGATATCTACGTTTCATTCTATGTGTGTACGAATTTTACGTAAGGATATTGACAGAATTGGTATAAATCGAAATTTCTCAATTCTAGATTCTTCAGATCAGCAATCAGTCGTAAAAAACATACTTAAAGAAAAGAATATTGACCCTAAAAAGTTTGACCCTCGAACGATTTTATCAACAATTAGTAGTGCCAAAAATGAATTGATTGACGCTGAAGAATATAGTAAGCAAACGGGTAGCTATTATGAAGAAACAGTAAGTAATGTATATAGTGAATATGAAAGCCGTCTTAGAAAGAATCAAGCGCTAGACTTCGATGATCTCATTATGTCTACTATTCACTTATTTAAACGTGTACCAGAAGTGCTTGAATATTACCAGCGCAAGTTTCAGTATATTCATGTTGATGAGTACCAAGATACGAACCGCGCCCAATATATGCTCGTAAAAATGTTAGCAGAACGACTAGAAAATTTATGTGTCGTAGGTGATTCTGACCAGTCTATTTATCGATGGCGTGGAGCGGACATTGCAAATATCTTATCTTTTGAAAAAGACTACCCAGATGCAAATGTTATATTATTAGAACAAAATTATCGATCATCTAAACGCATCTTGCAAGCAGCAAATAAGGTGATTGAACAAAATATGAACAGAAAGCCTAAAAATCTTTGGACAGATAATCCAGAAGGTAATAGGATTTCATATTACCGTGCAAATAATGAATTTAGTGAAGCTCAGTATGCTGCTGGAAAAATCAATGACCTTGTGGGTAGTGGAAGCAAGAAGCTTTCGGATTTTGCAATTTTATACAGAACAAATGCACAATCTAGGGTTGTGGAGGAAGTATTATTAAAATCAAATATCAACTATACAATCGTTGGTGGTATTAAGTTCTATGACCGTAAGGAAATAAAAGATATTCTTGCTTATTTACGTGTGATTGCCAACCCCGACGACGATATTAGTATAACGAGGGTTATTAATGTACCAAAACGTGGGGTAGGAGCTGCCTCTGTAGATAAAATTGCAAACTATGCGATCGCCAATGAGTTATCATTGTTTCAGGCCCTTGGGGAAATAGACATGATTGGTGTAAGTACGAGAGTTAAAAATGCCCTAACAGATTTTCGTAATATGATTCACCATTGGACTAGCATGCAAGAGTATTTATCTATAACGGAGTTAGTTGAAGAAGTCCTCGAAAAAAGTGGCTATCGAGAAATGTTAAAAAATGAAAAGACGCTAGAATCACAGAGCAGATTAGAAAATATAGAAGAATTTTTATCGGTTACAACAAATTTTGAAAAGCAAAATGATGATAAAAGTTTAGTCGCATTTCTAACTGATCTTGCTCTAGTTGCAGATATCGACCGTTTAGATGAAGAGGAAGAGCAGGATAAGGAAGCTGTCGTTCTTATGACTTTACATTCAGCAAAAGGACTTGAGTTCCCTGTTGTATTTCTATTAGGCATGGAAGAAGGAGTTTTTCCACATAGTCGTTCACTTGATGAAGAGGCTGAAATGGAGGAAGAACGTCGACTAGCTTATGTTGGAATTACACGTGCAGAAAAAGAACTACATTTGTCAAATGCTGAAATGAGAACCTTGTTTGGACGAACGACGATGAATAGTGAATCGAGGTTTATAGGAGAAATTCCTGAAGAATTACTCGATGTTATCGTAGATAGTCAAAAGCAAAATACCCCATTCACATCTAGAAGTTCCATGTCAAAAACTAGCTTCAAATCAGTAGCAAAATCAACTGGTGGAGATACGATTGAATGGCAAGTAGGTGACAAAGCTTCACATAAAAAGTGGGGAACTGGGACAGTGGTTAGTGTAAAAGGAGAAGGTGAAGGAAAAGAGCTGGATATAGCTTTTCCAAGTCCAACAGGTATAAAGCGCTTGTTAGCTAAATTTGCTCCTATTACTAAATCTTAAGATCCAAGTATAGAAGTAGGCTTTTTACAATTGAATGAACTAAAGAGATTTACTTTGTGTAATAGTAAGTCAGAAAAATTATTTACATCTCTTTATCCAATAACGATGTTATAAACTCTAAAAGTGTGTATTTATGAAGGAGGGTGAACAGATGGATCGACAAATAGCGATAAAACGTGTACAAGAATTGAGTACATTAATAACTAAATACAACTATGAGTATCATGTACTAGACCAACCGACAGTTTCTGATTACGAATATGATCAATTAATGCAAGAATTACTTGAGATTGAAGAACAGTTTCCAGATCTTAAATCAGCTGACTCTCCTTCACAGCGCGTTGGGGGGAAAGTACTAGATTCATTTTCGAAAGTGGAACATGATGTGCCGATGCTTAGTCTTGGAAACGCATTTAATGAAGTTGATTTATTTGATTTTGATCGACGTGTACGTCAAGAAGTAGGGGACGAAATTAGATATGTTTGTGAACTGAAGATAGATGGTTTAGCTGTATCACTCAAATACGAAGACGGGGTATTTGTTCGCGGTGCGACAAGGGGAGACGGTACCGTTGGAGAAGAGATCACAGCTAATTTAAAGACCATTCGATCAATTCCATTGCGTCTAAATAAGCCAGTTAGTTTGGAAGTTCGTGGAGAAGCTTATATGTCAAAGTCCTCATTTAAGAAATTAAATGAGGGCAGAATACAGCTAGGAGAAGAACCATTTGCAAATCCTCGAAATGCAGCAGCTGGGTCGCTTAGACAACTTGACACAAAAATAGCAGCCTCTAGAAATTTGTCTATATTTATATATAATATCGCGGAAGTGAGTGCTACAAATATCCAGTCTCATAGTGAAGGGTTAGCTTTTTTGGAGAATATAGGTTTTAAAGTGAGTAACGAGAAAAAAATTTGTGGGAATATAGAGGATGTTATCGAGTATGTTTTAAGCTGGCATGAAAAACGTCCGAACCTTGCTTATGATATAGATGGCATAGTTATTAAGGTTGATTCTTTGGAACAACAAGATCAGTTAGGCGCTACTGCTAAAAGTCCTCGTTGGGCAATTGCTTACAAATTTCCAGCTGAAGAAGTTGTTACAAAGCTATTAGAAATTGAGCTTAGTGTTGGACGCACTGGTGTGATTACACCTACAGCTATTTTAGAGCCTGTGCAAGTAGCTGGGACAACTGTACAAAGAGCATCTCTGCACAATGAAGATTTGATTCGAGAAAAAGACATTAAAATTGGCGATTACGTTACGATTAAAAAAGCCGGAGACATTATACCAGAAGTTGTCAATGTTATTGTTGAAAAGCGCTCTGGAGATGAGTTAAGCTTCCATATGCCTACACATTGCCCAGAGTGTAATAGTGAGCTTGTTAGGTTAGAGGAAGAAGTTGCGTTAAGATGTATTAACCCTAAATGTCCTGCTCAAATTCGTGAAGGGCTGATTCACTTTGTATCTCGAAATGCGATGAATATAGATGGTTTAGGTGAAAAAGTCATCACACAACTATTTGCGAATCAGTTGATTGTGGATGTTGCTGATTTATATAAGTTAACTAAGGAAGAGTTGCTAAATCTGGAACGTATGGGTGAGAAATCGGCTACAAATCTCATTCAAGCCATAAACAATTCGAAGCATAATTCATTAGAGCGTTTATTATTTGGTCTAGGGATTCGCCATGTTGGAGCAAAGGCTGCTAAGACATTGGCTATGGAATTTGAGACAATTGAAAAACTTCAAGCAGCAACATTCGAACAGTTAATTAGCATAAATGAAATTGGAGAAAAAATGGCTGAATCGATTGTTACATATTTATCAAGCTCTGAAGTTCAAGCATTGATTGAGGAACTGAACAGCTTAGGGGTAAATACAAGCTTTACTGGAGTAAAAGCCCTTTCATCAGAAAGCGGCGATTCATTTTTTGCAGGAAAAACAGTTGTATTAACTGGGAAGCTTGAACAACTTACTAGAAACGATGCAAAAGAAAAGATTGAAGCTTTAGGCGGAAAAGTAACGGGAAGTGTGAGTAAAAGTACTAATTTAGTCATTGCAGGTGAAGCAGCAGGTTCTAAATTAACTAAGGCTAAACAGCTCTCAATAGAAGTTTGGGACGAACAACGATTAATTACGGAATTTGAAAAATAAGAGGTGTATGATATTGCGGAAAATTATTGCCTTAACTTTATCAACATTATTACTACTCTCTGCGTGTGCACCGAAGTTTGAGAAGCAACAAGAAATTGTTAATGAATCAGAAGATACAACTGAACAAGCAATCATTCCTAAGTATCAAATTTCTGATCAGTTTTATCGAACAGTTTTAACTGAGGATAATCAAATCAAACCAAGTGAATCAAGAGGGCTGGTTGTTTCAGGACTCAATACACGATATGACATAGATGAAGTGGAACGAGGACTTATGCGCATTGCACAAGATACCTTTTCTCCAGATGAATATTTTTTCCAAGAAGGACAGTATTTAGATCGCCAGACGGTCCAAAGCTGGTTAAGTCGAAAATTGACACCAGAACAGCTTCAAGAAAAACTTAACGAGGATCCAAATTATGTAGATTTAGGGTTAAATCCAAGTATTGATACGACTGCTAATGCAACTCTCACAGATTTAAATCAAGAAAGTCCTATCTATCTTGCACATATTTTAGAACATAATTATTTAGTAGAGAAAGATGAACAAACTGTTGAATTAGGCGGGATTGTCATAGGTCTTGCATTAAACTCGGTTCATTATTACAAACAAGAGCAAGGATATGATAGAGAAGTTAACATTGATCGATCTGTGCTTGAGAAAGAGGGTAAGAAGATTGCCGAAGAAGTTGTAAGGCGAGTGAAATTAATAGACGGGCTTGGGAATATTCCAATTGTTGTAGCATTATTTGAGCAACAAAGCAAATCTTCGATTGTACCCGGAAATTTCTTTACACAAGGAAATGTTAAAGCAGATAGTTCATCTATTGATAAATGGTCTGATATTAATGAAAAATATTATTTATTTCCTTCCGACGACGCTGAAAACGAACATCGTGAGGATGTCGTTACATTTAATAGGCTTAAAGATAGCATTGCTCAATTTTTCCCAAACTACACAGGTATTATCGGCAAAGGGTTCTACAAAGATGATACTCTTCAACAAATGACGATAGAAATACCGATGCAATTCTATGGTAAGTCAGAAGTCATTGGCTTTACGCAATACGTAACAAATGAGGCCATGGAAATATTCCCTAACTATATATCCTTGCAGATGTATATATCATCAGTTAGAGGCCAAGAAAGTATTGTTATTCGTGAAGCTGGTGAAGAAGAACCTTTCGTTCATATTTTTCAATAATAAGTCTCAGAAACAAGTTCAAAAATACATCGAGAGTTTCGTAACATCTTATCTTCTAAAAAATGGTTACATGGACAGCTACACTGCTTTGGATTACGTCACTTAGTAACTGAGTCTAAACAAAATGATGATGATGTTACAAACTCTCTTATTTTACGTGTAATTGTACTATGACCTGAATAAAAAGAGCATAGTTAAAGTGTACTATTCTTTTTAAAATTCCGACTATTTACACCATGTTTGATGTAACTGATTTTATCAGTTAGAATGGTAAATGTAATGTGTGTAAACGCTTAAAACAGTGGGGAGGAACGAAAAATGGTATTACCATACAAGCATGAACCATTTGTTGACTTTACTGTAGAGGAAAACAAACAAGCATTTGAAGCAGGGCTTGCAACTGTTGAATCTTATTTAGGTAAAGATTATCCGCTAATTATTGGTGGGGAACGAATTACAACTGAGGATAAAATCACTTCAGTAAATCCTGCACAAAAAGATGAACTAATTGGTACTGTATCAAAAGCTAATCAAAAACTTGCTGAAAAAGCAATGCAAGTTGCTGACGAAACATTTAAAACATGGCGTAAATCAAAGCCGGAAATGCGAGCGGACATTTTATTCCGTGCTGCGGCAATCATTCGACGTCGTAAGCATGAGTTTTCAGCATTACTTGTTAAAGAAGCAGGTAAACCTTGGAGAGAGGCGGATGCTGACACTGCTGAGGCTATTGATTTCTTGGAATATTATGGACGTCAAATGCTATCGTTAAAAGATGGTGTTCCAATTGAAAGTCGCAAAATTGAATATAATCGATACAACTACATACCTCTTGGAGTAGGTGTCATCATATCACCGTGGAATTTCCCGTTTGCAATTATGGCTGGTATGACAACAGCTGCACTTGTATCTGGAAATACCGTTTTATTAAAACCAGCTAGCACAACACCAGTTGTTGCAGCGAAGTTCATGGAAGTACTAGAAGAAGCAGGGCTTCCAGCAGGCGTTGTAAACTACATTCCAGGTAGTGGTGCAGAGGTTGGTGACTACTTGGTGGATCACCCTCGTACACGTTTCATAAGTTTCACGGGTTCTCGTGATGTAGGTGTACGTATTAATGAACGTGCAGCAAAAGTTCACGATGGACAACTTTGGTTAAAACGTGTTATTGCTGAAATGGGTGGAAAAGACACGATAGTAGTAGATAAAGAAGCTGACCTAGAATTAGCAGCACAATCAATTGTTGCTTCAGCATTTGGCTTCTCCGGTCAAAAATGTTCAGCTTGCTCTCGTGCTGTTATTCTTGAAGAAGCATATGACCAAGTATTAGATAGAGTTGTAGAGCTTACGAAAGAATTATCAGTTGGGAACCCAGCTGAATATGGTATGTTTATGGGTCCTGTAAATGACCAAGCTGCTTTTGACAAAGTGATGAGCTATGTTGAAATTGCTAAATCAGAAGGTAAAATCGTTGCCGGTGGTGAAGGTGATGACTCAACTGGCTGGTTTATTAAACCTACTGTAGTAGCAGATGTTGCAGAAGATGCTCGTCTTATGAAGGAAGAAATCTTTGGACCAGTCGTTGCATTCTGTAAGGCAAAAGATTTCGATCATGCGATGGACATTGCTAATAATACAGATTATGGTTTAACTGGTGCAGTTATTACAAATAACAGAGACCATATTGAGCAAGCACGTGAAGATTTCCATGTAGGGAACCTATATTTTAACCGTGGTTGTACGGGTGCAATCGTTGGTTATCAGCCATTTGGTGGGTTTAACATGTCAGGTACAGACTCAAAAGCAGGTGGACCTGATTACTTACTACTTCACATGCAAGCAAAAACAACGTCAGAAACGCTATAATTTTTTCTGATTGACATTTTATATGACAATATACGAAGGTGACTCATTATAAATTCTGAATCTGAAGTTCTAACTGTGAGGTTTTATGAAATCAAACTGTAGAGCTACGATCAGCATTTTTGAGTCAC
This region of Cytobacillus sp. IB215665 genomic DNA includes:
- a CDS encoding heptaprenylglyceryl phosphate synthase, producing MYDYREWRHVFKLDPNKEISDEHLERICESGTDAVLVGGSDGVTLENVLHLMSRIRRYTVPCVLEISTIASVTPGFDFYFIPTVLNSQNIQWTIGMHHQAIKEYGDIMNWEEILVEGYCILNGDSKAAQLTEANTSISNEDVIAYARIAENLYHLPIFYLEYSGTYGDVNIVKDVKNELSHTRLFYGGGISSKEHALEMAKYADTIVVGNIIYSNIDAALETVEVIKE
- the pcrA gene encoding DNA helicase PcrA; protein product: MQYISERLLTGLNPQQQEAVKATDGPLLIMAGAGSGKTRVLTHRIAYLMTEKEIAPWNILAITFTNKAAREMKDRIQSLLGPAAEEIWISTFHSMCVRILRKDIDRIGINRNFSILDSSDQQSVVKNILKEKNIDPKKFDPRTILSTISSAKNELIDAEEYSKQTGSYYEETVSNVYSEYESRLRKNQALDFDDLIMSTIHLFKRVPEVLEYYQRKFQYIHVDEYQDTNRAQYMLVKMLAERLENLCVVGDSDQSIYRWRGADIANILSFEKDYPDANVILLEQNYRSSKRILQAANKVIEQNMNRKPKNLWTDNPEGNRISYYRANNEFSEAQYAAGKINDLVGSGSKKLSDFAILYRTNAQSRVVEEVLLKSNINYTIVGGIKFYDRKEIKDILAYLRVIANPDDDISITRVINVPKRGVGAASVDKIANYAIANELSLFQALGEIDMIGVSTRVKNALTDFRNMIHHWTSMQEYLSITELVEEVLEKSGYREMLKNEKTLESQSRLENIEEFLSVTTNFEKQNDDKSLVAFLTDLALVADIDRLDEEEEQDKEAVVLMTLHSAKGLEFPVVFLLGMEEGVFPHSRSLDEEAEMEEERRLAYVGITRAEKELHLSNAEMRTLFGRTTMNSESRFIGEIPEELLDVIVDSQKQNTPFTSRSSMSKTSFKSVAKSTGGDTIEWQVGDKASHKKWGTGTVVSVKGEGEGKELDIAFPSPTGIKRLLAKFAPITKS
- the ligA gene encoding NAD-dependent DNA ligase LigA, with translation MDRQIAIKRVQELSTLITKYNYEYHVLDQPTVSDYEYDQLMQELLEIEEQFPDLKSADSPSQRVGGKVLDSFSKVEHDVPMLSLGNAFNEVDLFDFDRRVRQEVGDEIRYVCELKIDGLAVSLKYEDGVFVRGATRGDGTVGEEITANLKTIRSIPLRLNKPVSLEVRGEAYMSKSSFKKLNEGRIQLGEEPFANPRNAAAGSLRQLDTKIAASRNLSIFIYNIAEVSATNIQSHSEGLAFLENIGFKVSNEKKICGNIEDVIEYVLSWHEKRPNLAYDIDGIVIKVDSLEQQDQLGATAKSPRWAIAYKFPAEEVVTKLLEIELSVGRTGVITPTAILEPVQVAGTTVQRASLHNEDLIREKDIKIGDYVTIKKAGDIIPEVVNVIVEKRSGDELSFHMPTHCPECNSELVRLEEEVALRCINPKCPAQIREGLIHFVSRNAMNIDGLGEKVITQLFANQLIVDVADLYKLTKEELLNLERMGEKSATNLIQAINNSKHNSLERLLFGLGIRHVGAKAAKTLAMEFETIEKLQAATFEQLISINEIGEKMAESIVTYLSSSEVQALIEELNSLGVNTSFTGVKALSSESGDSFFAGKTVVLTGKLEQLTRNDAKEKIEALGGKVTGSVSKSTNLVIAGEAAGSKLTKAKQLSIEVWDEQRLITEFEK
- a CDS encoding CamS family sex pheromone protein produces the protein MRKIIALTLSTLLLLSACAPKFEKQQEIVNESEDTTEQAIIPKYQISDQFYRTVLTEDNQIKPSESRGLVVSGLNTRYDIDEVERGLMRIAQDTFSPDEYFFQEGQYLDRQTVQSWLSRKLTPEQLQEKLNEDPNYVDLGLNPSIDTTANATLTDLNQESPIYLAHILEHNYLVEKDEQTVELGGIVIGLALNSVHYYKQEQGYDREVNIDRSVLEKEGKKIAEEVVRRVKLIDGLGNIPIVVALFEQQSKSSIVPGNFFTQGNVKADSSSIDKWSDINEKYYLFPSDDAENEHREDVVTFNRLKDSIAQFFPNYTGIIGKGFYKDDTLQQMTIEIPMQFYGKSEVIGFTQYVTNEAMEIFPNYISLQMYISSVRGQESIVIREAGEEEPFVHIFQ
- the pruA gene encoding L-glutamate gamma-semialdehyde dehydrogenase; this translates as MVLPYKHEPFVDFTVEENKQAFEAGLATVESYLGKDYPLIIGGERITTEDKITSVNPAQKDELIGTVSKANQKLAEKAMQVADETFKTWRKSKPEMRADILFRAAAIIRRRKHEFSALLVKEAGKPWREADADTAEAIDFLEYYGRQMLSLKDGVPIESRKIEYNRYNYIPLGVGVIISPWNFPFAIMAGMTTAALVSGNTVLLKPASTTPVVAAKFMEVLEEAGLPAGVVNYIPGSGAEVGDYLVDHPRTRFISFTGSRDVGVRINERAAKVHDGQLWLKRVIAEMGGKDTIVVDKEADLELAAQSIVASAFGFSGQKCSACSRAVILEEAYDQVLDRVVELTKELSVGNPAEYGMFMGPVNDQAAFDKVMSYVEIAKSEGKIVAGGEGDDSTGWFIKPTVVADVAEDARLMKEEIFGPVVAFCKAKDFDHAMDIANNTDYGLTGAVITNNRDHIEQAREDFHVGNLYFNRGCTGAIVGYQPFGGFNMSGTDSKAGGPDYLLLHMQAKTTSETL